From the genome of Nitrospira lenta, one region includes:
- a CDS encoding YtxH domain-containing protein — MADERGSSAGVFLAFLSGAALGAVAALLLAPQSGRESREQLRGYARRAEDNLRDLAGRASESFEEVVGQGKEFVDAKKSVLREAFEAGREAMKHERDRLRGEEQG; from the coding sequence ATGGCGGATGAACGAGGATCTTCTGCGGGCGTATTCTTGGCGTTTCTGAGTGGTGCGGCCTTGGGTGCCGTGGCGGCCTTACTGTTGGCGCCGCAGTCGGGGCGTGAGTCCCGCGAGCAGCTTCGGGGTTACGCGCGGCGGGCTGAAGACAATCTGCGGGATCTGGCCGGCCGGGCCAGTGAGTCGTTTGAAGAAGTGGTCGGTCAGGGGAAGGAATTCGTCGACGCGAAAAAATCGGTGCTGCGAGAGGCCTTTGAAGCTGGTCGTGAAGCGATGAAGCATGAGCGTGATCGCCTGCGTGGAGAGGAACAGGGCTGA
- a CDS encoding DUF948 domain-containing protein, whose translation MTIVEISAILMAVAFVVLVGYLVPVLIQLRKTAAESEQLLAKMNADMPPLVADLRSMSQSLNDLADQARGGVEHAAVLLHAVGEVGESVQQVHNVVRGSSGALLSNVASVVAGFKAATQVVRERMKHEGEHHNGG comes from the coding sequence ATGACCATTGTGGAGATTTCGGCCATTCTGATGGCGGTGGCGTTTGTGGTGCTGGTGGGCTATCTCGTTCCGGTGTTGATTCAGCTTCGGAAGACGGCGGCGGAGTCTGAGCAACTATTGGCCAAAATGAATGCGGATATGCCGCCCCTTGTCGCCGACTTGCGCAGCATGAGTCAGAGCTTGAACGACCTGGCCGATCAGGCCCGTGGCGGTGTGGAGCATGCGGCGGTGTTGCTGCATGCCGTGGGCGAAGTCGGCGAATCAGTGCAGCAGGTCCATAACGTGGTGCGTGGGTCGAGCGGGGCGTTGCTCTCAAATGTGGCGAGTGTGGTGGCGGGGTTTAAGGCGGCGACGCAGGTGGTGCGTGAACGAATGAAACACGAAGGAGAACATCACAATGGCGGATGA
- the gatA gene encoding Asp-tRNA(Asn)/Glu-tRNA(Gln) amidotransferase subunit GatA translates to MSLHKLTLCELQRKFTAGEVTAKEIVRAYFLRIGQVEPKVKAYVTTQKEQAMVDAAALDDSLKGWRKTQPMMGMPLAIKDNLCTEGVTTTCSSRMLQNFVPPYDATVIAKLRAQGYLLLGKTNLDEFAMGSSTENSAFGPSRNPWNLQCVPGGSSGGSAAAVAADECAAALGSDTGGSIRQPAAFCGVVGLKPTYGRVSRYGLIAFASSLDQIGPITKDVADAAFLLGVIAGHDPMDSTSADVPVPDYTKALKKKDLKKLKVGIPTEFFAEGLDPEVEQAVRAAIEELKSLGGEIKEIQLPRTDAAVAVYYVIATAEASSNLARFDGVKFGLRSKDTKDLLDLYTKTRQEGFGPEVKRRIMLGTYALSSGYYDAYYGKAQAVRTLIRQDFDAAFKEVDLIVTPVTPTPAFTLGEKSEDPLQMYLSDIFTISVNLAGLPAIALPCGFSKAGLPIGLQLIGRAFQEDTLLRAAHAYEQATQWRAKKPAIR, encoded by the coding sequence ATGAGTCTGCACAAGCTGACACTCTGCGAATTGCAGCGGAAGTTTACGGCCGGCGAAGTCACGGCCAAGGAAATCGTGCGCGCCTATTTCCTGCGTATCGGGCAGGTTGAGCCGAAGGTGAAGGCCTACGTGACGACGCAGAAAGAGCAGGCGATGGTGGATGCAGCCGCGCTGGATGATTCGCTGAAGGGTTGGCGGAAAACGCAGCCGATGATGGGCATGCCCCTGGCGATCAAGGACAACCTCTGCACCGAGGGTGTTACGACCACGTGCAGTTCGCGGATGCTCCAGAACTTTGTGCCGCCCTATGATGCCACCGTGATCGCGAAGTTGCGGGCACAGGGGTATCTCCTGTTGGGGAAGACCAATCTCGATGAGTTTGCGATGGGCTCTTCCACGGAAAATTCGGCCTTCGGCCCCAGCCGGAACCCCTGGAATCTACAATGTGTGCCGGGCGGGTCGAGCGGCGGGTCGGCAGCGGCGGTGGCGGCGGATGAGTGCGCGGCGGCGCTGGGGTCGGATACCGGCGGATCGATTCGCCAGCCGGCGGCGTTCTGCGGTGTGGTCGGTTTGAAGCCGACCTATGGACGGGTGTCGCGCTACGGGCTGATCGCCTTTGCGTCGTCGCTCGATCAGATCGGGCCCATCACGAAGGATGTGGCGGATGCCGCCTTTCTTTTGGGTGTCATTGCCGGGCACGATCCGATGGACTCAACGTCGGCCGATGTGCCGGTGCCCGACTATACGAAGGCGCTCAAGAAAAAAGACCTGAAGAAGCTGAAGGTCGGGATCCCGACGGAGTTCTTTGCGGAAGGACTCGATCCGGAAGTCGAACAGGCCGTCCGTGCGGCGATTGAGGAATTGAAGAGTCTCGGCGGGGAGATCAAAGAGATTCAGCTGCCGCGCACCGATGCGGCGGTGGCGGTGTATTACGTCATTGCCACGGCGGAGGCGAGCTCGAATCTGGCCCGCTTCGACGGGGTGAAGTTCGGTCTGCGTTCGAAGGACACGAAAGATCTGCTGGATCTCTATACCAAGACCCGCCAGGAGGGGTTCGGCCCGGAGGTCAAGCGCCGGATCATGCTGGGCACCTATGCGCTGAGCTCCGGCTACTACGATGCGTACTACGGGAAAGCGCAGGCGGTACGGACGTTGATCCGGCAAGATTTTGATGCGGCCTTCAAAGAGGTCGATCTGATTGTGACGCCCGTGACGCCCACGCCGGCCTTTACGCTGGGCGAAAAAAGCGAAGATCCCTTGCAGATGTATCTCTCAGATATTTTCACAATCTCCGTCAATCTAGCCGGTTTGCCGGCCATTGCATTGCCCTGCGGATTCAGCAAGGCTGGACTGCCGATCGGTTTGCAACTCATTGGGCGGGCGTTTCAAGAAGACACCCTGTTGAGAGCCGCCCATGCCTATGAACAGGCGACGCAATGGCGTGCCAAGAAGCCAGCCATTCGATGA
- the panD gene encoding aspartate 1-decarboxylase, whose translation MFRQMLRSKIHRATVTGAHLEYEGSLTVDEELLEAAGILPYEAVVCSNLNNGERFMTYAITGKRGGGEIILNGPTARKGATGDQIIIFCYEYYSEEEIKRHAPKIVRVDNKNRIVEAAAKRP comes from the coding sequence ATGTTTCGACAGATGCTGCGATCAAAAATTCACCGTGCGACCGTGACCGGCGCACACCTGGAGTACGAAGGGAGTTTGACGGTCGATGAGGAGCTGCTCGAGGCGGCCGGCATTCTTCCGTATGAAGCCGTCGTCTGTTCGAACCTGAATAACGGCGAACGGTTCATGACCTACGCGATCACCGGAAAGCGGGGCGGCGGAGAAATCATCTTGAACGGGCCGACGGCGCGGAAGGGGGCCACGGGCGATCAAATCATCATCTTCTGTTACGAGTACTACAGCGAAGAAGAGATCAAACGGCACGCGCCCAAGATTGTGCGCGTGGATAACAAGAACCGCATCGTCGAGGCGGCGGCGAAACGCCCATGA
- the gatC gene encoding Asp-tRNA(Asn)/Glu-tRNA(Gln) amidotransferase subunit GatC — protein sequence MEITKQEVEKVAKLARLQVTESEVVVFTKQLSQILTHVETLKTYNTDGVQPTATVLGQVNVFRDDVVRPSLSVEQALANAPEREADGFCVPKIID from the coding sequence GTGGAGATTACCAAGCAGGAAGTTGAGAAGGTGGCGAAGCTGGCGCGGCTGCAGGTGACGGAGAGTGAGGTGGTTGTGTTTACCAAGCAGTTGAGCCAGATTCTGACGCATGTCGAGACGCTCAAGACATACAATACGGACGGGGTTCAGCCGACGGCGACGGTGTTGGGCCAGGTCAATGTATTTCGCGATGATGTGGTGCGGCCGTCGTTGTCGGTCGAGCAAGCGCTCGCCAATGCTCCGGAGCGTGAAGCAGACGGATTCTGCGTGCCGAAGATTATTGATTAA
- the glmS gene encoding glutamine--fructose-6-phosphate transaminase (isomerizing), with protein MCGIVGYVGHQEAVPILIGGLAKLEYRGYDSAGVAIQQGQKITVRRSVGKLVNLQKSLQEKELSGMVGIGHTRWATHGKPSEQNAHPHRSKGCVLVHNGIIENYQPLKQQLEKEGYKFHSETDTEVVAHLIDKYLQAGQGLADAVRSATRDVRGSYALAVISEKEPGTLVAARSGCPLVVGRTKQASFVASDVMAMLAHTRDVTYLEEGDVAVVTQHEMHLTNADGQPVSRKVTKITWDASAVEKSGYPHFMLKEIHEQPQTILDTMRGRYSYETGEADLPDIGLTPKEFAAVERIWIVACGTSWHAGLVGKYLFEEMVRTPVQVDIGSEFRYRDPLVGKNDLFITISQSGETADTLAAAREAKEKGARVVSIVNVVGSTLARESDGVLYTHCGPEIGVASTKAFTAQLTALYLLSLHLARVRKVMNVADGKAWLDRLVQLPSLVERVLVREAEVVAIAKRYYKKRNFLFLGRGINYPIALEGSLKLKEISYIHAEGYPAGEMKHGPIALIDKDMPVVVLAPRDRLYEKTVSNLMEVKARHAPVIAFVAEGERELGKIADAVFTIPDTHPLLSPILFTIPLQLLAYHIAVLRGADVDQPRNLAKSVTVE; from the coding sequence ATGTGTGGAATTGTCGGATATGTGGGACATCAAGAGGCGGTTCCGATTCTGATCGGCGGGTTAGCCAAGTTAGAGTATCGCGGATACGACTCCGCGGGCGTGGCCATTCAGCAGGGGCAGAAAATTACCGTACGGCGTAGCGTCGGTAAGCTGGTGAATCTCCAAAAGTCGCTGCAAGAAAAAGAGCTGAGCGGCATGGTGGGTATCGGGCACACCCGCTGGGCCACGCACGGCAAGCCGTCCGAGCAGAATGCCCATCCGCATCGTTCGAAGGGCTGTGTGCTCGTGCACAACGGCATCATCGAAAATTATCAGCCGCTGAAGCAGCAGTTGGAAAAAGAGGGCTACAAGTTTCACTCGGAGACCGATACCGAGGTCGTGGCGCATTTGATCGACAAGTATCTTCAGGCAGGGCAGGGATTGGCGGATGCCGTTCGGTCGGCGACGAGGGATGTGCGCGGGAGCTATGCCTTGGCGGTGATTTCTGAGAAGGAGCCGGGGACCTTAGTTGCCGCGCGGTCCGGCTGTCCGTTGGTGGTCGGTCGAACGAAGCAGGCGTCGTTTGTCGCGTCTGACGTGATGGCCATGCTGGCGCACACGCGGGATGTGACCTACCTTGAAGAGGGCGACGTTGCGGTGGTGACCCAGCACGAGATGCATTTGACGAATGCGGATGGGCAGCCGGTCTCCCGGAAGGTGACGAAAATTACGTGGGATGCCTCAGCCGTGGAGAAAAGCGGGTATCCGCATTTCATGCTGAAAGAGATTCACGAGCAGCCCCAGACCATTCTCGATACCATGCGCGGGCGGTACTCCTACGAAACCGGAGAAGCCGATTTACCGGACATCGGCCTCACGCCTAAGGAGTTCGCAGCGGTGGAACGGATCTGGATCGTGGCCTGCGGAACGTCCTGGCATGCTGGGTTGGTCGGCAAGTATCTTTTCGAGGAGATGGTGCGGACGCCGGTGCAAGTCGATATCGGGAGCGAATTCCGCTATCGCGATCCGCTGGTCGGGAAGAACGACCTGTTCATTACGATTTCCCAATCGGGAGAAACGGCCGATACGCTGGCGGCGGCGCGGGAAGCGAAGGAGAAGGGCGCGCGCGTGGTGTCCATCGTGAACGTGGTCGGCAGCACGCTGGCGCGGGAGTCGGACGGCGTGCTCTATACCCATTGCGGGCCGGAGATCGGGGTGGCCTCGACCAAGGCCTTTACCGCACAGCTGACGGCGCTGTATCTGTTGTCGCTCCATCTGGCGCGCGTGCGCAAGGTGATGAATGTGGCTGACGGCAAGGCCTGGCTGGATCGGTTAGTGCAGTTGCCTTCTCTCGTTGAGCGGGTGCTGGTCCGGGAAGCTGAAGTGGTCGCCATTGCGAAACGCTACTACAAGAAGCGAAACTTTCTGTTCCTGGGGCGCGGGATTAACTATCCCATCGCGCTGGAAGGCTCTCTCAAGTTGAAAGAGATTTCCTATATCCATGCCGAAGGGTACCCGGCCGGCGAAATGAAGCACGGACCGATTGCGCTGATCGACAAGGACATGCCGGTGGTGGTGCTGGCGCCGCGCGATCGCCTGTATGAAAAGACGGTGAGCAATTTGATGGAAGTGAAGGCGCGGCATGCGCCGGTGATCGCGTTTGTGGCTGAAGGCGAGCGCGAGCTTGGGAAGATCGCGGATGCGGTGTTTACGATTCCGGACACACATCCGTTGCTCTCGCCTATCCTGTTCACGATCCCGTTGCAGTTGTTGGCGTACCATATTGCCGTGTTACGCGGGGCGGATGTGGATCAGCCACGGAATCTCGCTAAGAGCGTGACGGTGGAGTGA
- the glmU gene encoding bifunctional UDP-N-acetylglucosamine diphosphorylase/glucosamine-1-phosphate N-acetyltransferase GlmU yields MDGLGVVVMAAGRGTRMRSEQAKVLHQIVGRPMIRYALDVARAVAGHSVAVVVGHQAAQVRAVLESALAEESGGAAVHIVEQVQQLGTGHAVLQTRSVFLSGRGSAPAVYLILNGDTPLLQEATVRALLQTHRTAGAAVTLLTAILDNPGGYGRVVRRTEKGASGAVHASADVVKIVEDRDASPEERAIREINVGTYVVDGPFLFAALDKVQPHNAQGEYYLTDIVDMAVTQGHRVAALPLTNPDEGLGVNTRLQLAEAEQVIRQQIRRRWMEAGVTMIDPASTWIDAEAVIGKDTTLYPNVTLEGKTVIGEGCEIRSFTRLTNCAVGAQVTILDHCVFADSQIDEQATLGPFVHLRPGVRVRKKAKVGNFVEMKKTDLGEGAKANHLSYLGDATIGKGVNIGAGTITCNYDGVHKYQTVVGDHVFLGSDTQLIAPVTVGAGAVIAAGTTVTQDVPADALAIARVEQVNRAGWAARRRALLATEQQVPVKPAGKRTAASKVSTKKKRR; encoded by the coding sequence ATGGATGGGTTGGGTGTCGTGGTGATGGCGGCTGGGCGTGGCACACGTATGCGATCGGAGCAGGCCAAAGTGCTGCATCAGATCGTCGGACGTCCGATGATCCGATATGCGCTCGATGTCGCTCGCGCGGTTGCCGGGCATTCGGTCGCCGTCGTCGTGGGACATCAGGCTGCACAGGTACGCGCGGTGCTGGAGTCTGCGCTCGCGGAGGAGTCGGGCGGCGCGGCGGTACACATCGTTGAGCAAGTGCAGCAATTGGGGACGGGGCATGCGGTGTTGCAAACGCGCTCCGTATTTTTGTCCGGCAGGGGCTCAGCGCCTGCGGTCTACCTGATCCTCAACGGCGATACCCCGTTGTTGCAGGAAGCGACCGTGCGTGCGTTGTTGCAGACGCATCGGACTGCCGGTGCGGCGGTTACTCTTTTGACGGCGATTCTGGATAATCCCGGAGGCTATGGCCGGGTGGTCCGCCGGACGGAGAAGGGGGCATCCGGTGCTGTCCATGCCTCCGCCGACGTAGTGAAAATCGTCGAAGATCGCGATGCGTCTCCGGAGGAACGAGCGATTCGTGAAATCAATGTCGGCACCTATGTCGTTGACGGGCCCTTTCTCTTTGCGGCGCTGGATAAGGTGCAGCCGCACAATGCGCAGGGCGAGTACTACCTGACGGACATTGTCGATATGGCGGTAACGCAGGGGCATCGGGTCGCGGCGCTGCCGTTGACGAATCCGGATGAAGGGTTGGGAGTCAATACCAGGTTGCAGCTGGCGGAGGCTGAGCAGGTGATTCGCCAGCAGATTCGGCGGCGGTGGATGGAAGCCGGCGTGACGATGATCGACCCGGCCTCCACATGGATCGACGCTGAGGCCGTGATTGGGAAAGATACGACGTTGTATCCGAACGTGACCCTGGAAGGGAAGACGGTGATCGGCGAGGGCTGTGAAATCCGTTCCTTCACGCGGCTCACGAATTGTGCGGTCGGGGCCCAGGTGACGATTCTGGATCATTGCGTCTTCGCCGACTCGCAGATCGACGAGCAGGCCACGCTGGGTCCGTTCGTGCATTTGCGTCCCGGCGTGCGGGTGCGCAAGAAGGCGAAGGTCGGCAACTTTGTCGAGATGAAGAAGACGGATCTGGGCGAAGGAGCCAAGGCCAACCATCTGAGCTATCTTGGAGATGCCACGATCGGCAAGGGTGTGAATATCGGCGCTGGGACGATTACATGCAACTATGACGGAGTGCATAAGTATCAGACGGTTGTGGGCGATCATGTGTTCTTGGGGAGTGATACGCAGCTGATCGCGCCGGTGACGGTGGGAGCCGGTGCGGTCATTGCCGCTGGAACGACGGTCACGCAGGATGTGCCGGCGGATGCGTTAGCGATCGCCCGCGTGGAGCAGGTCAATCGGGCCGGATGGGCCGCCAGGCGGCGTGCGTTGTTGGCGACTGAGCAGCAGGTTCCGGTGAAGCCGGCCGGTAAGCGAACGGCGGCAAGCAAAGTGTCCACCAAGAAGAAGCGGAGGTAG
- a CDS encoding DUF502 domain-containing protein — translation MLKTLLKRYFLTGLLVITPIWGTILILKALFVTVDGILGEAVASWVPEYYVPGLGIVALIVLIFSVGLFAANFIGRQIVRTWEDWLNRLPLVRGIYSTLKSMMDILSFSDRGSYHRVVLIQFPKNGHYCFAFVTGVTKSETAALAQEPLIHVYVPTSPNPTSGYFLLVPEREVMSVDISVEEAMKLIVSGGLYTPTTSMASVLNADTKWSGVKQPDAGVTIG, via the coding sequence ATGCTGAAAACCTTATTGAAACGATACTTTCTGACGGGTCTGCTCGTCATCACCCCGATTTGGGGCACGATTCTTATTTTGAAAGCCCTCTTTGTCACGGTGGATGGCATCTTGGGTGAAGCGGTGGCCAGTTGGGTGCCGGAATACTACGTGCCGGGCTTGGGGATTGTGGCACTCATTGTGCTGATCTTTTCCGTCGGGCTGTTTGCCGCGAATTTTATCGGCCGGCAGATTGTGCGGACTTGGGAAGATTGGCTGAATCGTCTGCCGCTGGTTCGCGGGATTTATTCGACACTGAAATCGATGATGGATATTCTCTCGTTTTCTGATCGAGGCTCCTATCATCGAGTGGTGCTCATTCAGTTTCCCAAGAACGGCCATTATTGTTTTGCCTTTGTCACGGGGGTCACCAAATCCGAGACGGCTGCGTTGGCGCAGGAACCATTGATTCATGTGTATGTGCCGACCTCGCCGAATCCCACGTCCGGGTATTTTCTGTTGGTCCCGGAACGTGAAGTCATGTCGGTGGATATTTCGGTCGAGGAAGCGATGAAGCTCATCGTCTCAGGCGGGCTCTATACGCCGACTACCTCGATGGCTTCGGTGTTGAACGCGGATACAAAGTGGAGCGGGGTAAAGCAACCGGATGCGGGGGTGACCATCGGATGA
- the tmk gene encoding dTMP kinase: MARQRSHTAGIFITLEGTEGSGKSTQAARLAQALRAEGHAVLLTREPGGTPAAEQLRAVLLKNNSESLAAETEAFVILAARRQHVDHVIAPALQQGAIVICDRFVDSTLAYQGYARGLNLKTLRTMNRWATGDLAPDLTLLFDLPVTTGLRRRQRDTAGQNRLDRETKRFHENVRAGFLQLARKEPRRIKPVNAARLPDRIANDVRTLVFEWLEKRLPQAGQRK, from the coding sequence TTGGCAAGACAACGCAGTCACACAGCCGGCATCTTCATCACGCTGGAAGGCACCGAGGGCAGCGGAAAGTCGACTCAAGCCGCTCGCCTGGCGCAGGCGCTTCGAGCCGAAGGCCATGCCGTACTCCTCACACGAGAGCCGGGCGGCACGCCGGCAGCCGAGCAGCTCCGCGCGGTGCTGCTCAAAAATAATTCAGAATCGCTGGCCGCAGAAACGGAAGCCTTCGTCATCCTCGCCGCGCGCCGCCAGCACGTTGACCATGTAATCGCGCCGGCCCTGCAGCAGGGAGCAATCGTGATCTGCGACAGGTTTGTCGATTCCACCCTGGCCTATCAAGGCTACGCGCGAGGGCTGAACCTGAAAACCTTGCGGACGATGAACCGCTGGGCTACCGGAGACCTCGCACCGGATCTCACCCTCCTCTTCGATCTTCCCGTGACCACAGGCCTGCGCCGGCGACAACGCGACACCGCAGGACAGAACCGTCTGGATCGGGAAACCAAACGCTTTCACGAAAACGTGCGCGCCGGGTTTTTACAACTTGCGCGCAAAGAACCCCGGCGTATCAAGCCAGTCAACGCAGCGAGACTCCCCGACAGAATTGCGAACGACGTGCGCACGCTCGTGTTCGAATGGCTGGAGAAACGCCTACCCCAAGCGGGCCAAAGAAAGTAA
- the holB gene encoding DNA polymerase III subunit delta' gives MPFRDITGHEHPIAVLQAAVAHGRLGHAYLFHGENAIGKRLTAIHLVQALNCEQPPSPGVLDSCGACRACLQIVARTHPDFISIDPDRELANPAIKIEQVREIEQQFVYRPLMGERKICLIDEADRMTIGAANALLKTLEEPPGHALFLLITSRPNALPITIRSRCQQLRFSTPARTQVEAAVILTRELPPADARLLALVTEGRIGEALTQDVAALREWQKDCLAIVAPTTLRSISAILTLSESLAKSDRGIETLTWLSRWVRDLLFVHVGGDQDQILHLEQIDQLQEYARTTDLTLLLELVKEIERTQQNATRNLNLHMALESCLLKLREALGLAPAGTPA, from the coding sequence ATGCCCTTTCGAGACATCACCGGCCACGAACATCCGATCGCGGTCCTGCAAGCCGCCGTCGCGCACGGCCGGCTGGGCCACGCCTATCTCTTCCACGGCGAAAACGCGATCGGGAAACGCCTGACGGCGATCCATCTCGTCCAGGCCCTGAACTGCGAGCAACCGCCGTCACCGGGTGTACTGGACAGCTGTGGCGCCTGCCGTGCCTGCCTGCAAATCGTCGCGCGGACACACCCGGATTTCATCTCGATCGACCCTGACCGTGAGTTGGCTAACCCCGCCATCAAGATCGAGCAGGTCAGAGAAATCGAACAGCAATTCGTCTATCGCCCGCTCATGGGCGAACGGAAGATCTGCCTGATCGACGAGGCCGACCGTATGACCATCGGCGCAGCCAATGCGCTGCTCAAAACGCTGGAGGAGCCACCGGGTCACGCGCTCTTTCTCTTGATCACCAGCAGACCCAACGCGCTCCCGATTACCATCCGCTCACGCTGCCAGCAACTCCGCTTCTCCACACCGGCGCGCACACAAGTCGAAGCCGCCGTGATCCTCACGCGGGAACTTCCGCCGGCCGATGCGCGACTCCTCGCGCTCGTCACAGAAGGCCGCATCGGCGAAGCTCTCACACAAGACGTTGCCGCATTGCGCGAATGGCAAAAGGACTGTCTGGCCATCGTCGCTCCCACTACACTCCGGTCGATCAGCGCGATCCTGACCCTGTCAGAAAGCCTCGCAAAATCCGATCGAGGCATTGAGACACTCACGTGGCTCAGCCGCTGGGTCCGTGACCTATTGTTCGTCCATGTCGGCGGCGACCAAGATCAGATTCTCCACCTCGAACAGATCGACCAGCTCCAGGAATATGCCCGCACCACCGATCTCACCTTGCTCCTCGAGCTGGTTAAAGAGATCGAACGCACGCAGCAGAACGCCACGCGCAATTTGAATCTCCACATGGCCCTGGAATCCTGCCTGCTCAAACTTCGTGAGGCCCTCGGCCTTGCGCCAGCAGGAACGCCCGCCTAG